Proteins co-encoded in one Malus domestica chromosome 09, GDT2T_hap1 genomic window:
- the LOC103421466 gene encoding uncharacterized protein isoform X1, producing the protein MDTSSSAHGAGVAASSSSSQSSNRWKYEVFLSFRGDDTRTTFTDHLFIALRNAGINTSIDYQLTRGGNIQSELDQEIEGSRIAVIIFSKRYAESRWCLRELSKIMRCLKDQEGKIVCPIFYDVDPSQVRKQNDSFGKAFQKHEWDEDPNEVKQWREDLKASADLVGWNLKTTADGREGVFIEKIVGNIKELLKTADLKEAKHSDGMTSRVQNFSTEYLDVSTEYLDVGRSPDVQIIGIRGMGNIGKTMSDLPNCRKLKDIPNLENSLDHMYSILMEGCTSLTDTFKENLRRRNAFGGIFLSGNDIPNWLAYVTGEDKTVKFQVPPSIDYIGGLALGIVYSLDNSDSTGSLCIDVVNCTQRTKFRIWPMKATVTASHEYYLWLGNLSNKKLNLKGGDMVLLKAEFYGGDNRIKENKTGVDMVKWDLSDEDTDDDTQLDIRHVFFCYKTPEAWPWCINGSKSDPLPKFFTSALKARKNDITFKTSMTVIEGHEGTEFSDGDVLIFPQMIKYRGLKESDVDSFVDDVLMNHKPWASGVQEPLTGPYVFICARMSQDKWDRYHARTLIDKFKQEAELRGLTDQVFVTACFHIGGHKYAGNLDIYNLGSDGSITDHWYPFATPGNVPELLDEHIGKGEIIQRH; encoded by the exons ATGGATACCAGCAGCTCCGCCCATGGAGCCGGCGTTGCAGCCTCTTCGTCTTCCTCGCAGAGCTCAAACCGGTGGAAGTACGAGGTGTTCCTGAGCTTTAGAGGCGACGACACGCGCACTACCTTCACAGACCACCTCTTCATTGCGTTACGCAATGCCGGAATCAACACTTCCATAGACTACCAGCTCACAAGGGGGGGAAACATACAGAGTGAACTTGACCAAGAAATCGAAGGGTCGAGAATCGCCGTCATCATCTTCTCGAAGAGGTACGCGGAGTCCCGATGGTGCCTGAGGGAGCTGTCGAAGATCATGAGGTGCCTAAAAGATCAAGAGGGGAAAATAGTATGTCCAATATTCTACGACGTTGACCCTTCTCAAGTCAGGAAACAGAATGATAGTTTTGGGAAAGCATTTCAGAAGCATGAATGGGATGAAGATCCAAACGAGGTCAAGCAGTGGAGAGAGGATCTTAAGGCTTCTGCAGATTTGGTTGGCTGGAACCTCAAAACCACGGCCGACGG GCGTGAAGGAGTGTTTATCGAGAAAATTGTTGGGAACATCAAGGAACTATTGAAAACTGCAGACTTAAAAGAAGCCAAGCACTCAGATGGAATGACTTCTCGTGTGCAGAACTTCAGTACTGAATACTTAGACGTCAGTACTGAATACTTAGATGTTGGACGTTCACCTGATGTTCAAATAATTGGAATTAGGGGTATGGGCAATATAGGTAAAACAATGTCAGATTTGCCGAACTGCCGCAAACTCAAAGATATTCCAAACTTGGAGAACTCATTGGACCACATGTATTCAATTCTTATGGAAGGGTGTACCAGTCTCACTGATACTTTTAAGGAGAACCTCCGAagg AGAAATGCATTTGGTGGAATTTTTCTCTCCGGAAATGATATTCCTAACTGGTTAGCCTATGTCACGGGAGAGGATAAAACTGTCAAATTTCAAGTGCCGCCAAGTATTGATTATATAGGAGGGTTGGCTTTGGGCATCgtttattctttagacaactccGACTCTACCGGGTCTCTATGCATTGATGTTGTTAATTGTACCCAGCGAACTAAGTTTCGCATCTGGCCAATGAAGGCCACCGTAACTGCTTCCCATGAATATTATCTTTGGTTGGGAAATCTTTCAAACAAGAAGCTCAATCTGAAAGGCGGTGACATGGTTCTTCTAAAAGCGGAATTTTATGGAGGAGATAATAGAATTAAGGAGAACAAAACAGGAGTGGATATGGTAAAATGGGATTTGTCTGATGAAGACACTGATGACGATACACAGTTGGACATTCGCCACGTTTTCTTCTGCTACAAGACCCCCGAGGCCTGGCCGTGGTGCATCAACGGCTCTAAGTCCGATCCACTCCCTAAGTTCTTCACTTCCGCTCTCAAAGCTCGCAAGAACGACATCACCTTTAAG ACGTCGATGACTGTAATTGAAGGACATGAAGGAACTGAGTTTTCCGACGGCGATGTGTTGATTTTCCCACAAATGATCAAATACAG GGGCTTGAAAGAGTCGGATGTGGACAGCTTTGTTGATGATGTCCTTATGAATCACAAACCATGGGCTTCTGGAGTGCAAGAGCCGCTGACTGGCCcctatgtatttatatgcgcaCGTATGAGTCAAGATAAATGGGATCGTTATCATGCACGTACTCTCATTGATAAGTTCAAACAGGAGGCTGAGCTGCGAGGATTGACGGATCAGGTATTCGTTACTGCTTGCTTTCACATTGGAGGCCACAAGTATGCTGGAAACTTGGATATCTACAACCTAGGTTCAGATGGAAGCATAACAGATCATTG GTATCCCTTCGCCACTCCTGGTAATGTGCCGGAATTGCTTGATGAGCATATTGGGAAGGGAGAGATTATACAACGGCATTGA
- the LOC103421466 gene encoding uncharacterized protein isoform X2 yields MDTSSSAHGAGVAASSSSSQSSNRWKYEVFLSFRGDDTRTTFTDHLFIALRNAGINTSIDYQLTRGGNIQSELDQEIEGSRIAVIIFSKRYAESRWCLRELSKIMRCLKDQEGKIVCPIFYDVDPSQVRKQNDSFGKAFQKHEWDEDPNEVKQWREDLKASADLVGWNLKTTADGREGVFIEKIVGNIKELLKTADLKEAKHSDGMTSRVQNFSTEYLDVSTEYLDVGRSPDVQIIGIRGMGNIGKTMSDLPNCRKLKDIPNLENSLDHMYSILMEGCTSLTDTFKENLRRRNAFGGIFLSGNDIPNWLAYVTGEDKTVKFQVPPSIDYIGGLALGIVYSLDNSDSTGSLCIDVVNCTQRTKFRIWPMKATVTASHEYYLWLGNLSNKKLNLKGGDMVLLKAEFYGGDNRIKENKTGVDMVKWDLSDEDTDDDTQLDIRHVFFCYKTPEAWPWCINGSKSDPLPKFFTSALKARKNDITFKTSMTVIEGHEGTEFSDGDVLIFPQMIKYRGLKESDVDSFVDDVLVNHKPWASGVQEALTGSHVMYVHMVSR; encoded by the exons ATGGATACCAGCAGCTCCGCCCATGGAGCCGGCGTTGCAGCCTCTTCGTCTTCCTCGCAGAGCTCAAACCGGTGGAAGTACGAGGTGTTCCTGAGCTTTAGAGGCGACGACACGCGCACTACCTTCACAGACCACCTCTTCATTGCGTTACGCAATGCCGGAATCAACACTTCCATAGACTACCAGCTCACAAGGGGGGGAAACATACAGAGTGAACTTGACCAAGAAATCGAAGGGTCGAGAATCGCCGTCATCATCTTCTCGAAGAGGTACGCGGAGTCCCGATGGTGCCTGAGGGAGCTGTCGAAGATCATGAGGTGCCTAAAAGATCAAGAGGGGAAAATAGTATGTCCAATATTCTACGACGTTGACCCTTCTCAAGTCAGGAAACAGAATGATAGTTTTGGGAAAGCATTTCAGAAGCATGAATGGGATGAAGATCCAAACGAGGTCAAGCAGTGGAGAGAGGATCTTAAGGCTTCTGCAGATTTGGTTGGCTGGAACCTCAAAACCACGGCCGACGG GCGTGAAGGAGTGTTTATCGAGAAAATTGTTGGGAACATCAAGGAACTATTGAAAACTGCAGACTTAAAAGAAGCCAAGCACTCAGATGGAATGACTTCTCGTGTGCAGAACTTCAGTACTGAATACTTAGACGTCAGTACTGAATACTTAGATGTTGGACGTTCACCTGATGTTCAAATAATTGGAATTAGGGGTATGGGCAATATAGGTAAAACAATGTCAGATTTGCCGAACTGCCGCAAACTCAAAGATATTCCAAACTTGGAGAACTCATTGGACCACATGTATTCAATTCTTATGGAAGGGTGTACCAGTCTCACTGATACTTTTAAGGAGAACCTCCGAagg AGAAATGCATTTGGTGGAATTTTTCTCTCCGGAAATGATATTCCTAACTGGTTAGCCTATGTCACGGGAGAGGATAAAACTGTCAAATTTCAAGTGCCGCCAAGTATTGATTATATAGGAGGGTTGGCTTTGGGCATCgtttattctttagacaactccGACTCTACCGGGTCTCTATGCATTGATGTTGTTAATTGTACCCAGCGAACTAAGTTTCGCATCTGGCCAATGAAGGCCACCGTAACTGCTTCCCATGAATATTATCTTTGGTTGGGAAATCTTTCAAACAAGAAGCTCAATCTGAAAGGCGGTGACATGGTTCTTCTAAAAGCGGAATTTTATGGAGGAGATAATAGAATTAAGGAGAACAAAACAGGAGTGGATATGGTAAAATGGGATTTGTCTGATGAAGACACTGATGACGATACACAGTTGGACATTCGCCACGTTTTCTTCTGCTACAAGACCCCCGAGGCCTGGCCGTGGTGCATCAACGGCTCTAAGTCCGATCCACTCCCTAAGTTCTTCACTTCCGCTCTCAAAGCTCGCAAGAACGACATCACCTTTAAG ACGTCGATGACTGTAATTGAAGGACATGAAGGAACTGAGTTTTCCGACGGCGATGTGTTGATTTTCCCACAAATGATCAAATACAG
- the LOC108174026 gene encoding protein kinase PVPK-1-like isoform X2 → MGSLVDGVNSLPKFRYSAPPEVGKNPPSTTGTPRPSQPSSPKQSRSEGVSSPSCVTAHTYSVKTDSYSNGSVNNQKNPNKATNHNAKTSYLNKVSVLEAKSSVKHPVNDCDSSRYMESRNHGLVPYKGVAGQTNSHLISHCASPQNSLYSASLYCEAKQSFTNTEVSECINSVEKSVESSEVTNSCDLIESRTTSIYRGSTGSDVSDESSSSSLSNAMYKPHKANDISWEAVQAARSHHDGTLGKEHFKLLRTLGCGDIGSVYLAELIGTKTYFAMKVMDKALLASRKKLLRAQTEREILQSLDHPFLPTLYTHFETEKVSCLVMEFCPWGDLHALRQKQPGKHFSEHAARFYVVEVLLALEYLHMLGIIYRDLKPENVLVREDGHIMLSDFDLSLRCAVSPTLVRSSNLSLETKKSAYCVQPACIQPTCVMQPDCITPTCFGPRIFKGKPKKDKKIKVKNNDNDVYNQVSPLPELVAEPTSARSMSFVGTHEYLVPEIIKGEGHGSAVDWWTFGIFLYELLFGRTPFKGQGNRATLFNVVGQPLRFPELPSVSFAARDLIRGLLVKEPQHRLAYRRGATEVKQHPFFQSVNWALIRCTTPPQVPKHYILETPDTPKEPMNGKMPGVDLKPSGNYLEIDFF, encoded by the exons ATGGGGTCACTGGTTGATGGGGTTAATTCTTTGCCGAAATTTCGCTATTCTGCACCGCCTGAGGTAGGCAAGAACCCTCCTTCCACAACTGGGACTCCTCGTCCTTCTCAGCCCTCATCTCCAAAACAATCAAGAAGCGAAGGGGTTTCGTCGCCATCCTGCGTGACTGCGCATACTTATTCGGTGAAGACAGACAGCTACTCAAATGGTTCTGTAAATAATCAaaagaaccccaacaaggcaaCTAATCATAAC GCCAAAACTTCTTATCTGAACAAGGTTTCCGTGCTGGAAGCAAAATCAAGCGTCAAGCATCCGGTTAATGATTGTGATTCGAGTAGATATATGGAATCTAGAAATCACGGTTTGGTTCCTTATAAAGGAGTAGCCGGGCAGACAAATAGCCACCTCATTTCTCACTGTGCAAGCCCTCAGAACAGTTTATATTCTGCCTCTCTATATTGTGAAGCCAAGCAGAGTTTCACCAATACAGAAGTCAGTGAATGTATCAACAGTGTGGAGAAGTCTGTTGAAAGCAGTGAAGTTACTAATTCCTGTGATCTTATTGAGAGCAGGACGACCAGCATCTATAGAGGCAGCACTGGCAGCGATGTTAGCGATGAGAGCAGCTCCAGTAGTTTGAGCAATGCCATGTACAAGCCCCACAAGGCAAATGATATTAGTTGGGAAGCGGTGCAAGCTGCGCGATCTCATCATGATGGAACACTGGGTAAGGAGCATTTCAAGTTGTTGAGGACACTGGGATGTGGAGATATAGGCAGCGTTTATTTGGCTGAACTGATTGGCACTAAAACTTATTTCGCCATGAAGGTTATGGATAAAGCATTACTGGCAAGTAGGAAAAAACTTCTTAGGGCTCAGACAGAGAGGGAAATACTGCAATCTCTGGATCATCCTTTCCTGCCAACATTGTATACACACTTTGAGACGGAGAAGGTATCTTGTTTGGTGATGGAGTTTTGTCCCTGGGGTGATCTGCATGCACTCAGACAAAAACAACCTGGGAAGCATTTTTCGGAGCATGCTGCTAG GTTTTATGTGGTTGAAGTTCTTCTTGCCTTGGAATATTTGCATATGCTCGGGATCATTTACAGAGACCTCAAACCAGAGAATGTTTTGGTGAGGGAAGATGGACATATAATGCTTTCAGATTTCGACCTTTCTTTAAGATGTGCCGTTTCCCCCACCCTGGTAAGATCTTCAAACTTAAGTTTGGAGACAAAGAAATCAGCATATTGTGTTCAGCCTGCGTGCATCCAGCCAACTTGTGTAATGCAGCCGGATTGCATTACGCCCACATGTTTTGGTCCACGCATTTTCAAGGGCAAACCCAAGAAAGATAAAAAGATCAAGGTGAAGAACAATGATAATGATGTATACAATCAAGTGAGCCCTCTCCCTGAACTCGTTGCAGAACCGACAAGTGCTAGATCAATGTCCTTTGTGGGAACACACGAGTACTTGGTGCCTGAAATCATTAAAGGTGAAGGCCATGGCAGCGCTGTAGATTGGTGGACCTTTGGGATCTTTCTCTACGAGCTTTTGTTCGGAAGAACTCCATTCAAGGGGCAAGGAAACCGGGCTACTTTGTTTAATGTGGTTGGCCAGCCTTTAAGATTTCCAGAGTTGCCTTCTGTCAGCTTTGCAGCCAGGGACTTGATCAGAGGTTTACTTGTCAAGGAGCCACAGCATCGTCTTGCGTATAGGCGGGGAGCAACAGAAGTTAAACAACATCCGTTTTTCCAAAGCGTGAATTGGGCACTGATTCGCTGTACAACTCCACCCCAGGTGCCAAAGCACTACATATTGGAGACTCCTGATACACCGAAAGAACCCATGAACGGGAAGATGCCGGGCGTTGATTTGAAGCCTTCGGGTAATTATTTAGAGATTGATTTCTTTTGA
- the LOC108174026 gene encoding protein kinase PVPK-1-like isoform X1 has protein sequence MHACTYPMYKAMLPLQQYEYIEISNLTGTLEHGGPNDVLNKSAKTSYLNKVSVLEAKSSVKHPVNDCDSSRYMESRNHGLVPYKGVAGQTNSHLISHCASPQNSLYSASLYCEAKQSFTNTEVSECINSVEKSVESSEVTNSCDLIESRTTSIYRGSTGSDVSDESSSSSLSNAMYKPHKANDISWEAVQAARSHHDGTLGKEHFKLLRTLGCGDIGSVYLAELIGTKTYFAMKVMDKALLASRKKLLRAQTEREILQSLDHPFLPTLYTHFETEKVSCLVMEFCPWGDLHALRQKQPGKHFSEHAARFYVVEVLLALEYLHMLGIIYRDLKPENVLVREDGHIMLSDFDLSLRCAVSPTLVRSSNLSLETKKSAYCVQPACIQPTCVMQPDCITPTCFGPRIFKGKPKKDKKIKVKNNDNDVYNQVSPLPELVAEPTSARSMSFVGTHEYLVPEIIKGEGHGSAVDWWTFGIFLYELLFGRTPFKGQGNRATLFNVVGQPLRFPELPSVSFAARDLIRGLLVKEPQHRLAYRRGATEVKQHPFFQSVNWALIRCTTPPQVPKHYILETPDTPKEPMNGKMPGVDLKPSGNYLEIDFF, from the exons ATGCATGCGTGTACGTATCCAATGTATAAAGCAATGCTGCCATTGCAGCAGTATGAATATATAGAAATATCAAACTTAACAGGAACACTTGAGCATGGAGGCCCAAATGATGTTCTTAACAAATCAGCCAAAACTTCTTATCTGAACAAGGTTTCCGTGCTGGAAGCAAAATCAAGCGTCAAGCATCCGGTTAATGATTGTGATTCGAGTAGATATATGGAATCTAGAAATCACGGTTTGGTTCCTTATAAAGGAGTAGCCGGGCAGACAAATAGCCACCTCATTTCTCACTGTGCAAGCCCTCAGAACAGTTTATATTCTGCCTCTCTATATTGTGAAGCCAAGCAGAGTTTCACCAATACAGAAGTCAGTGAATGTATCAACAGTGTGGAGAAGTCTGTTGAAAGCAGTGAAGTTACTAATTCCTGTGATCTTATTGAGAGCAGGACGACCAGCATCTATAGAGGCAGCACTGGCAGCGATGTTAGCGATGAGAGCAGCTCCAGTAGTTTGAGCAATGCCATGTACAAGCCCCACAAGGCAAATGATATTAGTTGGGAAGCGGTGCAAGCTGCGCGATCTCATCATGATGGAACACTGGGTAAGGAGCATTTCAAGTTGTTGAGGACACTGGGATGTGGAGATATAGGCAGCGTTTATTTGGCTGAACTGATTGGCACTAAAACTTATTTCGCCATGAAGGTTATGGATAAAGCATTACTGGCAAGTAGGAAAAAACTTCTTAGGGCTCAGACAGAGAGGGAAATACTGCAATCTCTGGATCATCCTTTCCTGCCAACATTGTATACACACTTTGAGACGGAGAAGGTATCTTGTTTGGTGATGGAGTTTTGTCCCTGGGGTGATCTGCATGCACTCAGACAAAAACAACCTGGGAAGCATTTTTCGGAGCATGCTGCTAG GTTTTATGTGGTTGAAGTTCTTCTTGCCTTGGAATATTTGCATATGCTCGGGATCATTTACAGAGACCTCAAACCAGAGAATGTTTTGGTGAGGGAAGATGGACATATAATGCTTTCAGATTTCGACCTTTCTTTAAGATGTGCCGTTTCCCCCACCCTGGTAAGATCTTCAAACTTAAGTTTGGAGACAAAGAAATCAGCATATTGTGTTCAGCCTGCGTGCATCCAGCCAACTTGTGTAATGCAGCCGGATTGCATTACGCCCACATGTTTTGGTCCACGCATTTTCAAGGGCAAACCCAAGAAAGATAAAAAGATCAAGGTGAAGAACAATGATAATGATGTATACAATCAAGTGAGCCCTCTCCCTGAACTCGTTGCAGAACCGACAAGTGCTAGATCAATGTCCTTTGTGGGAACACACGAGTACTTGGTGCCTGAAATCATTAAAGGTGAAGGCCATGGCAGCGCTGTAGATTGGTGGACCTTTGGGATCTTTCTCTACGAGCTTTTGTTCGGAAGAACTCCATTCAAGGGGCAAGGAAACCGGGCTACTTTGTTTAATGTGGTTGGCCAGCCTTTAAGATTTCCAGAGTTGCCTTCTGTCAGCTTTGCAGCCAGGGACTTGATCAGAGGTTTACTTGTCAAGGAGCCACAGCATCGTCTTGCGTATAGGCGGGGAGCAACAGAAGTTAAACAACATCCGTTTTTCCAAAGCGTGAATTGGGCACTGATTCGCTGTACAACTCCACCCCAGGTGCCAAAGCACTACATATTGGAGACTCCTGATACACCGAAAGAACCCATGAACGGGAAGATGCCGGGCGTTGATTTGAAGCCTTCGGGTAATTATTTAGAGATTGATTTCTTTTGA